The following coding sequences lie in one Oncorhynchus kisutch isolate 150728-3 linkage group LG3, Okis_V2, whole genome shotgun sequence genomic window:
- the LOC109886640 gene encoding ankyrin repeat domain-containing protein 11 isoform X2 — protein sequence MPKGGGSKTPQLEDFPLNTDMVEKQSGKKDKVLSNKTPKLDRSDGVKEMKEKASKRKLPFTVGANGDQKDSDSEKQGPERKRIKKEPTNTRKSGLPFGMGMPGIRAGYPLSERQQVALLMQMTAEESVNSPDTTPKHQSQSSLGQKGTPNSASKTKDKVNKRNERGETRLHRSAIRGEARRIKELISEGADVNVKDFAGWTALHEACNRGYYDVAKQLLAAGAEVNTKGLDDDTPLHDASNNGHFKVVKLLLRYGGDPRQSNRRGETALKVANSPTMLNLLLGKGTYTSSEESSSESSEEEDAPSFAPSSSVDGNNTDSEFEKGLKLKGKKGLDQPLSTTTTPVKDEYEFDEDDEEERVPPVDDKHLLKKEFRKESPSVTKAGGLISVPKGEVVKTYSKSNSLTPKKAVRRILSDSSDEDDGTLCFTPMPTPRQPVPPTNTKARDSATLSSKQQKEKTKVKKKRKKETKNVSKEVRFGKVNDKFCTSDSDCGDIGSEDDEGSMKNSNCIKDSTMSLKESSEFSTHSASSSSSSHGSMSSQKLTPSLTEHNPKQWRTDGWKTVSSPVWSDVSSLSDSVRTRLSSESDYSSADSSVESVKQVRKKAQENRRKNNVHTNALDKKNSDFHKNSNTDSTVSKTDKDGKVLKKHKVKHKHKNKEKEKAPSLVLNQDMNEKFVKSFSFDFDDSRQKSLLVETESPAESKVKLSKHEKEHLKKEDRLSKGKSEDRDWSSGKEVQRTAKEEKSKKTKESTKEKPSKEEREKPLKTEKERSLKEKEKPKEEKQQKTQKEEKKKKSKDKSSKPDRKSSEQKEEKHIKVDKEKNSREEKEKSKKEKVLKEEPDYEVYDVSNRFLNLEDTKLSASDDHHDRWVSDLSSDCDLYGDDSWDAPPVKDYKEYKASNTVKLIVETEKIESRDRRKENKIKDKKLDHNDKRSEKEPTSKKKEKDSSEKICDKKKDLTEKQKLNSSHSVEKEKKRKESADTVKEKKEKDSTDSSRDRKDSYEFTKERKDLKIKQESIRDDYGNDASVKETETVSKPCEIRERNHSGKEKERKGDGVEKREKTKADKHKEKPKDRSIEQDKEKPEKTSTEKLLKEKDTDRGSKDKKEGAKDKHKDKDRKVSSEQTKDKKEKASQDKHADRDKDVLEVKKEERKPEKVKPEKTWYKIADIFTDESEDEEDNYNGGVAKLSDSLGLSDSHRKDSTSDRDELDHFQTEKPRKYSAEAKHTSEKQKEKDHKKKDKTTFDMGKERKGSLEKHKKDKDSVDAKHKERKDRMSVDSNQEKKNKQKLLDKRDANEEKTKSKYKDKQDHVNDRKPSKGSGENEKSLLEKLEEEAMNDYKDDSNDKNSELSSDSFTDQGHEPVLSSYYDSSNISLPDITDERRDSLSISNPQDKFREKERHRHSSSSSSKKSHDKEKDKVKKEKGDKQDKIEEIRESYGRRESLPFEKEPMPLEADPYTFPFGSKGDKDEFDKTLEFEKEMSKKADKDKLSTVISDKIKDKKKKEKHKEKVKEEKHKYTDGFGSLKHSKEEIKCGMKESPQMTNLKERSKEDSPKFDVKKERNRDSLDKDSRADHVKSKVKEENEKVIQSKDTARKDNRPRSKLLVDGDLRLTSFGQMLGLKDQEIEERHKKHKERMKQMEKLRHRSGDPKLRDKMKSTEEIKKNRNELSSKKSNSLESALKEKKLKDIGLPAQMMSPERKPQPIDPQNSKDWLAGHQMKENLPASPRQDQNRPTGVPTPTSVISCPSYEEIMQTPRTPSCSAEDYPDIMFDGLDCQNSSAMAMSMNACSPSFFDRYSNSSHTFQEGTCITPAKNLQLPLVSRSASSDVRRPLEEEFKAEAGKFLQHILPDASEFDLAASQPPENKSASVERLECLSPPYFSPIRMLSPGLELAEPALDGATTAMAGTETCEHLPESVYNNFLMKPSTPVHRPDPQEPCLDIAAPPTPAPAALPPLDIDDLSEPHQSEQSLVPSDPVSGSEYLPPVVEEEEEEDYEEEGEEEEEEEEEEEGDLDEPTDSDHHAAEETRDVCSFSPPRVEEPLRKSWAESPDRRVIEVHQLTPPHPPPNQVENSSDHTISWNSEMILKSPQRTYGEIEAAVSKITSPFSHSDSDLQHITAIPGHPSVTPPYAAYRSYVPDPDFDEQKEAVEDIPISPARPEMTPMELEPNYLTTTSSSTRLESFFTDCKPNLEDNHQMDSELSCAVQVGRQNSHGFTSESHMPLAVSNEPVVPWTDPFSATVDELDDLGPFSLPDLPSLSLPTSLPDKEMPELDVRDAEPADYKPPSAHIRPPAIETIEGEELMEVDLPILAKPLCPPEVLTLNDSLHDLVVPSPKHNFQPEFESEPQNVPEINLVKTQIFENRATYEETDDSDGNMFSAVDTNNTQLHKQMSLTESLSVVITPCMDSLTTVKPEQSGQVSDPFVGPTCSPVPSVPLPVAVTISGTVHVSEALETTSKLTVTLTTLSTDLPKKVEEFPPQRMTRNRAQMLAKQENTTTTTKKPSSRVVAESTTTSIIPSSVIPPSVPTPVTMSMAVTTTTPIPTPTFVPFVVLEKEKELVTTISTTAAITPTPPPPPPVVVSKTKGRPVEEEESQTQHPRKRKFPKPQVQLVNTAMQQTREMIQQTLAVIVNAIKLDDIEPYHSDRSNPYFEYLQIRKKIEEKRKILCYITPQAPQCYAEYVTYTGSYLLDGKPLSKLHIPVIAPPPSLSEPLKELFRQQETVRGKLRLQHSIEREKLIVSCEQEVLRVHCRAARTIANQAVPFSACTMLLDSEVYNMPTESQGDENKSVRDRFNARQFISWIQDVDDKYDRMKTCLLMRQQHEAAALNAVQRMEWQLKVQELDPAVHKSLCVNEVPSFYVPMVDVNDDFVLLPA from the exons aaAAGCAAGGTCCGGAACGGAAGCGCATTAAAAAGGAGCCCACCAACACCAGGAAGTCAGGCCTGCCGTTTGGGATGGGCATGCCAGGGATCCGGGCCGGGTACCCCCTCTCTGAGCGGCAGCAGGTGGCTCTTCTCATGCAGATGACGGCTGAAGAGTCAGTCAACAGTCCAG ACACAACACCAAAGCATCAGTCACAGTCAAGTCTGGGCCAGAAGGGAACGCCAAACTCTGCATCTAAAACCAAAGACAAAGTAAACAAGAGAAATGAGAGGGGCGAGACGAGGCTTCACCGGTCAGCCATCCGTGGAGAGGCACGCCGCATCAAGGAGCTCATCAGTGAGGGAGCGGACGTGAATGTAAAAGACTTCGCAG GCTGGACTGCACTGCATGAAGCGTGCAACCGAGGCTACTACGACGTGGCCAAGCAGCTGCTGGCAGCCGGTGCAGAGGTCAACACCAAGGGCCTGGATGACGACACCCCTCTGCATGACGCATCAAACAACGGGCACTTCAAG GTGGTAAAGTTGCTTTTAAGGTATGGAGGGGACCCTCGACAAAGCAACAGAAGGGGTGAAACTGCGTTGAAGGTTGCTAACTCCCCAACGATGCTCAATCTGTTGCTTGGAAAAGGCACGTATACCTCCAGTGAGGAGAGCTCGTCAG aATCTTCAGAGGAAGAAGATGCCCCATCATTTGCCCCATCCAGTTCGGTGGATGGAAATAACACAGACTCCGAGTTTGAGAAGGGCCTGAAGCTGAAAGGGAAGAAAGGGCTGGATCAGCCCCTATCCACAACAACCACCCCCGTCAAGGACGAGTATGAGTTTGACGAGGACGATGAGGAAGAGCGCGTCCCTCCAGTGGACGACAAGCACTTGCTCAAGAAAGAGTTCCGCAAGGAGTCTCCCAGTGTCACCAAGGCTGGCGGCTTAATTTCAGTACCGAAGGGGGAGGTGGTCAAAACCTATTCCAAAAGCAACTCGCTCACACCAAAGAAGGCTGTTAGACGGATTCTCTCTGACAGCTCAGACGAGGATGATGGAACGTTGTGTTTCACACCTATGCCCACACCACGGCAACCAGTGCCACCTACTAATACCAAGGCCCGGGACTCTGCTACACTGAGCTCTAAGCAGCAGAAAGAGAAGACTAAAGttaagaagaagaggaagaaggagacAAAAAATGTCAGTAAGGAGGTCAGATTTGGTAAAGTCAATGACAAATTCTGCACTTCTGACTCTGATTGTGGGGACATAGGgagtgaggatgatgaaggctCTATGAAGAACTCGAACTGTATAAAGGACTCCACAATGAGCCTAAAAGAATCCTCTGAGTTCAGTACTCACTCtgcatcctcttcttcctcttctcatGGAAGCATGAGCTCTCAGAAACTGACACCCTCGCTGACAGAGCATAACCCAAAGCAGTGGAGGACAGACGGCTGGAAGACTGTGTCATCACCTGTATGGTCAGATGTAAGCTCTCTCTCTGACTCGGTTAGAACAAGGCTTTCCAGTGAGTCGGACTACTCCTCTGCCGACTCGAGTGTCGAGTCAGTGAAACAGGTGAGAAAGAAAGCACAGGAAAACAGAAGGAAAAACAATGTGCACACCAATGCACTAGACAAAAAGAACTCTGACTTTCACAAGAACTCCAACACAGATAGTACGGTCTCCAAAACGGATAAAGATGGCAAAGTGTTGAAAAAGCATAAAGTCAAACACAAGCACAAAAACAAAGAGAAAGAAAAGGCTCCCAGTTTAGTGCTCAATCAAGACATGAACGAGAAATTTGTTAAAAGCTTCTCATTTGATTTTGATGATTCAAGGCAGAAGTCACTCCTTGTTGAGACGGAGTCCCCAGCTGAAAGCAAGGTCAAGCTGTCTAAACATGAAAAAGAGCATTTGAAAAAGGAGGACAGGTTGTCGAAGGGCAAATCTGAGGACAGAGACTGGTCTTCTGGAAAAGAGGTGCAAAGAACTGCTAAGGAGGAGAAATCCAAGAAAACAAAAGAGTCCACCAAGGAGAAACCTagcaaggaggagagggaaaagccCTTGAAAACTGAAAAAGAAAGGAGCCTCAAGGAAAAAGAGAAGCCCAAGGAGGAGAAACAACAAAAGACtcaaaaggaggagaagaagaaaaagtcAAAGGACAAGTCATCTAAACCAGACAGGAAGAGCAGTGAGCAAAAAGAAGAAAAACATATTAAGGTGGATAAGGAGAAAAATTCCAGGGAGGAGAaggaaaaatctaagaaagaaaagGTTCTGAAGGAAGAGCCTGATTATGAAGTCTATGATGTCAGTAACCGTTTCTTAAACCTAGAAGACACCAAGCTCAGTGCCTCAGACGACCACCACGACCGATGGGTGTCAGACCTTTCCTCTGACTGCGACCTATATGGAGATGACAGCTGGGATGCTCCTCCTGTGAAGGACTACAAAGAATATAAAGCAAGCAACACTGTAAAGCTGATCGTTGAGACTGAAAAAATAGAGAGCAGAGACCGGAGGAAGGAGAACAAAATCAAAGACAAGAAATTAGATCATAATGACAAACGGTCAGAGAAAGAGCCTACCTCcaagaagaaagagaaagactCTTCAGAAAAAATCTGTGACAAGAAAAAGGATTTGACCGAAAAACAGaaactcaactccagccactctGTGGAAAAGGAGAAGAAACGAAAGGAATCTGCAGATACTGtcaaagagaagaaagagaaggacTCCACGGACAGCAGTAGAGACCGAAAAGATTCCTATGAGTTCACTAAAGAAAGAAAGGACTTGAAAATCAAACAGGAGTCCATAAGAGACGATTATGGGAACGATGCTTCCGTCAAAGAAACTGAAACTGTCAGCAAACCATGTGAAATTAGAGAGAGGAACCACTCtggaaaagagaaggagagaaagggagatggggtggaaaagagagaaaagacaaAAGCTGACAAACACAAGGAAAAGCCTAAAGACCGATCCATAGAACAGGACAAGGAGAAGCCTGAGAAGACCTCAACTGAGAAGCTTCTGAAAGAAAAGGACACAGACAGAGGCTCTAAAGACAAGAAGGAGGGAGCtaaagacaaacacaaagacaagGACCGGAAGGTGTCTTCAGAACAAACTAAGGACAAGAAAGAAAAAGCTTCACAGGACAAGCATGCTGACCGGGATAAAGATGTCCTTGAGGTGAAGAAGGAGGAAAGGAAACCTGAGAAAGTTAAACCTGAGAAAACATGGTACAAGATAGCAGACATTTTCACAGATGAAAGTGAGGATGAAGAAGACAATTACAATGGGGGTGTGGCCAAGTTAAGTGATTCCCTTGGGTTGTCCGATTCTCACAGGAAAGACTCCACATCTGACAGGGATGAGCTTGATCACTTCCAAACGGAAAAACCCAGAAAATATTCTGCTGAGGCCAAACACACATCagaaaaacagaaagaaaaaGACCACAAGAAAAAAGACAAGACCACATTTGAtatggggaaagagaggaagggttcCTTGGAGAAACACAAGAAAGATAAGGATTCTGTTGATGCAAAACACAAGGAACGCAAAGACAGAATGTCTGTGGACTCAAACCAAGAGAAGAAAAACAAGCAGAAGCTGCTGGACAAGAGGGACGCCAATGAGGAAAAGACCAAGAGTAAATATAAAGACAAGCAAGATCATGTTAACGACAGAAAGCCCTCAAAGGGGAGTGGGGAAAATGAAAAGTCGCTCTTGGAGAAGCTGGAGGAAGAGGCCATGAATGACTACAAGGATGACTCCAATGACAAGAACAGTGAGTTATCCTCAGACAGCTTCACTGATCAGGGTCATGAGCCAGTGCTCAGCAGCTACTATGATTCCTCCAACATCAGCCTTCCAGACATTACTGATGAGAGACGAGACTCACTCTCCATATCTAATCCTCAAGACAagttcagagagaaagagaggcaccGGCATTCATCTTCATCGTCGTCCAAAAAGAGTCACGACAAGGAGAAGGACAAAGTCAAGAAGGAAAAGGGGGATAAACAAGACAAGATCGAGGAAATAAGAGAATCCTATGGACGCAGAGAAAGTCTGCCCTTCGAGAAAGAGCCTATGCCATTAGAAGCGGACCCTTACACATTTCCATTTGGGTCTAAGGGTGATAAAGATGAATTTGATAAGACATTGGAGTTTGAAAAGGAGATGTCTAAAAAAGCTGACAAAGACAAATTGAGTACTGTCATCAGTGATAAGATCAAGGACAAAAAGAAAAAAGAGAAACATAAGGAGAAAGTCAAAGAGGAGAAGCACAAGTACACGGATGGCTTTGGATCCCTTAAACACTCCAAGGAGGAGATTAAATGTGGAATGAAAGAGAGTCCTCAAATGACCAATTTGAAGGAAAGATCAAAGGAAGACAGTCCCAAATTTGAtgtgaaaaaagaaagaaatcgAGACTCTTTGGACAAAGACAGTAGGGCGGACCATGTTAAGTCCAAggttaaagaagaaaatgaaaaagtaaTTCAATCCAAAGACACAGCTCGCAAAGACAACCGTCCACGTTCAAAGCTTCTGGTGGATGGGGATCTCAGACTAACCAGCTTTGGGCAAATGTTAGGTTTAAAAGACCAGGAGATTGAAGAACGCCATAAGAAGCATAAGGAGAGGATGAAGCAGATGGAGAAACTAAGACACAGATCAGGGGATCCCAAACTTAGGGATAAAATGAAGTCCACTGAGGAAATAAAGAAAAATCGCAATGAACTATCATCCAAAAAATCTAATAGTTTAGAATCTGCATTGAAAGAGAAGAAGCTCAAAGATATTGGTCTCCCAGCCCAAATGATGTCTCCGGAAAGAAAGCCACAACCCATTGACCCTCAAAATTCTAAGGACTGGCTTGCAGGCCATCAGATGAAAGAAAATCTCCCTGCCTCACCTCGGCAAGATCAGAATAGACCAACGGGTGTTCCCACCCCCACATCTGTTATCTCTTGTCCCAGCTATGAGGAAATCATGCAGACGCCACGGACTCCATCCTGCAGTGCAGAGGACTACCCTGATATAATGTTTGATGGGTTAGATTGTCAGAACTCATCAGCCATGGCCATGTCTATGAATGCCTGCTCACCATCCTTCTTTGACAGGTACTCCAACTCATCACACACCTTCCAAGAAGGGACTTGTATAACTCCGGCTAAGAATCTCCAGTTGCCCCTTGTCAGTCGATCGGCTTCGTCTGATGTTAGAAGACCCCTGGAAGAGGAGTTCAAAGCTGAAGCTGGCAAGTTTCTACAACACATTTTGCCAGACGCCTCTGAGTTTGACTTGGCAGCCTCCCAGCCTCCAGAAAACAAGTCAGCATCAGTGGAGAGACTTGAATGTCTGTCTCCTCCTTACTTCTCACCTATTAGAATGCTGTCTCCCGGGCTGGAACTTGCCGAACCTGCACTAGATGGGGCCACCACAGCAATGGCTGGCACAGAGACCTGTGAACACCTACCTGAGAGTGTCTACAACAACTTCCTGATGAAGCCCTCAACCCCAGTCCACAGACCTGACCCCCAGGAGCCGTGTCTGGACATTGCTGCTCCACCCACCCCTGCACCTGCTGCTCTTCCTCCCCTGGATATTGATGACCTTTCTGAGCCTCATCAAAGTGAGCAGAGTCTTGTTCCCTCTGACCCAGTCAGTGGCAGTGAGTATCTGCCCCCtgttgtggaggaggaggaggaagaagactatgaagaggagggggaggaagaagaagaagaggaggaggaggaagaaggggatCTTGACGAACCAACAGATTCTGATCATCATGCTGCTGAGGAGACGAGGGACGTCTGCTCATTCTCTCCTCCAAGAGTTGAAGAGCCTTTGAGGAAAAGCTGGGCTGAATCTCCAGACAGAAGAGTTATAGAGGTGCATCAGTTGACTCCCCCACATCCACCACCCAACCAGGTGGAGAACTCCAGTGATCATACCATCAGCTGGAACTCTGAGATGATTTTGAAATCTCCTCAAAGGACTTATGGGGAAATAGAGGCAGCTGTCTCCAAGATAACCAGCCCCTTCTCGCATTCAGACAGTGATTTGCAGCACATTACTGCCATACCTGGCCATCCATCAGTGACCCCTCCATATGCTGCTTACAGGTCTTATGTGCCTGACCCTGACTTTGACGAGCAAAAAGAGGCTGTGGAGGACATTCCAATTTCTCCAGCAAGACCTGAAATGACACCCATGGAATTGGAACCAAACTACTTGACAACCACCTCATCCTCCACAAGGTTAGAGTCTTTCTTCACAGACTGCAAGCCAAACTTGGAGGATAATCACCAGATGGACTCAGAGCTTTCTTGTGCAGTACAAGTCGGCAGACAAAACTCCCATGGCTTTACTTCTGAGAGCCATATGCCTCTAGCAGTAAGCAACGAGCCAGTGGTGCCCTGGACAGACCCATTCTCAGCTACAGTGGATGAGCTGGATGATCTTGGCCCTTTCTCTCTACCtgacctcccttctctctccctcccgaccTCCCTGCCAGACAAGGAGATGCCAGAGCTTGACGTCAGAGATGCAGAGCCAGCCGACTACAAGCCTCCATCTGCTCATATAAGGCCTCCTGCTATTGAAACAATAGAGGGCGAAGAGCTTATGGAGGTTGACCTGCCTATCCTGGCCAAACCCTTGTGCCCTCCCGAAGTCCTAACACTCAATGATTCTTTGCATGATTTGGTTGTGCCCTCACCAAAACACAATTTCCAACCAGAATTTGAGTCTGAGCCTCAGAATGTCCCTGAAATTAACTTAGTGAAAACACAGATCTTCGAAAACAGAGCCACATATGAAGAGACTGATGACAGCGATGGAAACATGTTCTCAGCTGTTGATACAAACAATACCCAGCTTCACAAGCAGATGTCACTGACCGAGTCTTTATCAGTTGTAATTACTCCATGTATGGACTCCTTGACAACTGTTAAACCAGAACAAAGTGGGCAGGTATCAGATCCCTTTGTTGGGCCAACTTGCAGTCCTGTCCCCTCAGTTCCTCTGCCAGTTGCTGTCACGATTTCTGGAACAGTCCATGTTTCGGAGGCTCTTGAGACCACGTCTAAGCTCACGGTCACTCTGACAACGTTGTCAACTGACCTTCCCAAGAAGGTGGAGGAGTTCCCACCACAGAGGATGACCAGAAACAGGGCCCAGATGCTGGCAAAACAGGagaataccaccaccaccacaaaaaagccgagtagtagagtagtagcaGAGAGTACAACCACCAGCATTATACCTTCTAGCGTGATACCTCCATCTGTCCCTACCCCTGTCACCATGAGCATGGCTGTAACCACAACCACCCCTATCCCCACCCCTACCTTTGTCCCCTTTGTTGTTCTGGAGAAAGAAAAGGAACTTGTCACCACCATCTCCACCACAGCAGCCATTACCCCGACTCCTCCGCCGCCGCCTCCTGTAGTGGTCAGCAAAACTAAAGGGCGGCCTGTGGAGGAAGAGGAATCCCAGACGCAGCATCCACGCAAGAGGAAGTTCCCCAAACCGCAGGTTCAGCTGGTCAACACAGCCATGCAGCAGACCAGGGAGATGATTCAACAGACGCTGGCTGTCATTGTCAATGCCATCAAACTGGATGACATAGAACCCTACCACAGTGACCGCTCTAACCCTTACTTCGAATACCTGCAGATAAGGAAAAAAattgaggagaagaggaagatcttGTGCTACATCACACCACAGGCCCCTCAGTGCTACGCAGAGTATGTGACCTACACAGGCTCCTACCTGCTGGATGGCAAGCCTCTCAGCAAGCTGCACATCCCAGTG ATTGCTCCACCTCCATCGTTATCGGAGCCCCTGAAGGAGCTCTTTAGACAGCAGGAGACAGTGAGGGGGAAGCTGAGACTGCAGCACAGCATAGAGAGG GAAAAGCTTATTGTCTCATGTGAGCAAGAAGTACTGCGGGTCCATTGCAGAGCGGCAAGGACGATAGCCAATCAGGCCGTCCCATTCAGTGCCTGCACAATGTTACTGGACTCTGAGGTGTACAACATGCCAACAGAGAGTCAG GGTGATGAGAACAAGTCAGTGAGAGATCGCTTCAACGCTCGCCAGTTCATTTCCTGGATCCAAGACGTGGATGACAAATATGACCGCATGAAG acGTGTCTGTTAATGCGGCAGCAGCATGAGGCAGCTGCCCTGAACGCGGTGCAGAGGATGGAGTGGCAACTGAAGGTGCAGGAGCTGGACCCTGCTGTACACAAGTCTCTGTGCGTCAACGAGGTCCCCTCCTTCTACGTGCCAATGGTTGACGTCAACGATGACTTTGTGCTGTTGCCCGCGTGA